The DNA segment ACGGATCAATACGCTCAGATGGTCTGCAGCGTCCATTCCAAGGGTTTCTCCCGCCTGCGTGTAGAGATTCGCGACATAGATGAGCGAGGCCTTCGAATCGTTCACCGCGTCCGCAATTCCAGGCACAACAAGGGTTGCAATTGTCGACGTAAAGAGACTGCCGGGACCCAGCACGATTTGGTCGGCGCCGGCAATGGCAGACAGTGCGCGGGGATTTGCCACTGCCCCAGGTGTTACTTCGATCGAATCGAAGGGACCGTGCGTTCGGGTGATTTCCGCTTGCCCCGATATCGTTTGCTCCCCTTTCGCAGCCGTGAGTTGCAACCGGCCGCGACACACCGGGATCACCTCGCCGGCAGCACCGAGCAACCGCTCGGCGGCGCGCAAGGCAGCTTCGAAGTCTCCTTCGATGTCCGCGAGCGACGCAAGCAGCAGGTTCCCAAGCGAGTGGCCACCTACGTCGCTTGCATTGAATCTGTATTCGAAGAGTCGCCGCCACACGGTCTCGTCAGGGCTCATTGCAATGAGACACTTTCGGATGTCCCCCGGCGGTGGAATGTTGAGCGCCGGAGCAAGCCTCCCCGACGAACCCCCGTCGTCAGCAACCGTGACAATCGCAGACAGAGTTCCGGCGTATCCGACGGCGCTACGCAACACTTGGGCCAGCCCGTGGCCGCCACCGATGGCCACCACCCTCGGCCGCGACGGATCGGTGTCTAGAACCGCAAGCAGCGTTTGGGCATCCGCACTCAGCTCCCTCATGACGCGCTCCGAGGGGCATCTCGGTGGCGAACTGTTACGGCGATGTCGGTGGAGTTGAGATGGTTTGCGATCGCTTCGACCATTGCTACCGAACGATGTTTTCCACCGGTGCAGCCGACACCAATGGTGAGATACAGCTTCCCCTCTTCTTCGTATCTGGGGATCAAGAAATCGAGCATGTCGCTGGCCATTGTCAAGAATCTGCGCGCATCCTCGTTGGCGAACACGTAGTCGGCGACCGAAGAATCCAAGCCAGTGAGATCGCGCAGTCCTTCTATCCAATGTGGGTTTGGCAGAAAACGCACGTCGAACAAAACGTCGACGACGCTGGGATTGCCGCGTTTGAAACCAAAGGAAACGAGTTCGATTTGAAGACGCTGGGTGGGTGTGTACTCGTCAAAAGAGGCGTCGACCTGCCTGCGCAGCTCGTGGACGTTGAGATCTGAGGTGTCGATCACGATGTCTGCAATGTTACGAATCGGCGCAAGCAATTCTCGCTCGGCGCGAATCTTGTCCGATAGTGTTCCAGCCTGAACCGGGTGCCTGCGCCGGGTCTCCTCGAATCGGCGGATCAGCACAACGTCGGTCGCATCGATGAACAGGACGGTGACACGGATCCCCGAGCCGCGCAATGTGTTGACGGCGGCATCCAGATCCGCCGGAGTCAGTCCACCGCGGGAGTCAACGACGATGGCAATGCGGGCACGATCGGAGTCCGGGCCGCCGACGCTGTCGACCACCGCAGGCACCAGCGCCGCGGGAAGGTTGTCAACGACAAAAAAACCGGAGTCTTCTAGCGCGTTTGCAGCCTGGCTGCGGCCGGCGCCCGATAGTCCGGTAAGGATGATGACGTGTTGATGCTCCATGTCGTCCCTAGGAAGGCCAGTCGCAGTGTTGTCGAACTTCATCGTTGTGGCAATACGCGGCGCGACCGCGCCGGTGACGTGTGGAGTTGGTTGTACAACTCCTTCGCTACCGATGCCGGGACCACCTCGGCGAGCTGGCCCTCTGTGGCTTCCCGCATTCTCTTCAGCGACCCGAACCGCCGCAAAAGGTCTTTGCGACGTTTTGCTCCAATACCCGGGACACCGTCGAGCGTGGATTCGACCATGCCCTTGCCGCGAAGAGTCCGGTGATACGAAATCGCAAACCGATGGGCCTCGTCGCGCACCCGCTGCAGCAGATACAGCGCCTCATCGCCTCTCGGGATTTGCAACGGTTCTGACATATTGGGGAAGTAGACCTCCTCAAGACGTTTGGCCAGACCGACAACCGGTATTGCGAGATCGAACTCGGCGAGGACTTTTACCGCCCGAGAGAGCTGGCCCGGTCCCCCATCGACGACTATCAGCGTTGGTGGATACGCAAACTTAGAATCCTCGGTGATGCCCGCCTTGCGCTCGGCGATGTACGCGGCAAAACGCCGCCGCAGAACCTCCTCCATAGCAGCGAAGTCGTCCTGCCCCTCGACCGTCTTGATCTTAAAGCGGCGATATTGATTCTTTTTTGGGAGCGCGTCTTCGAACACGACCATGGACGCGACAGTGAACGCACCCTGGATGGTCGATATGTCGTAACACTCGATCCGCAACGGCGCCTCCGCCAACCCAAGGTGTTCCTGGAGGCTGCTGATTGCTTTTGCGCGCGCGTTATGGTCGCTGC comes from the Acidobacteriota bacterium genome and includes:
- a CDS encoding YvcK family protein; this encodes MRELSADAQTLLAVLDTDPSRPRVVAIGGGHGLAQVLRSAVGYAGTLSAIVTVADDGGSSGRLAPALNIPPPGDIRKCLIAMSPDETVWRRLFEYRFNASDVGGHSLGNLLLASLADIEGDFEAALRAAERLLGAAGEVIPVCRGRLQLTAAKGEQTISGQAEITRTHGPFDSIEVTPGAVANPRALSAIAGADQIVLGPGSLFTSTIATLVVPGIADAVNDSKASLIYVANLYTQAGETLGMDAADHLSVLIRVGGIRSPNAIVAHNALVEVPLPQQPLQVEVEILETFGVHVVLADIVDPKTVWPQHDAVKLCNALGELVTYL
- the rapZ gene encoding RNase adapter RapZ, which encodes MEHQHVIILTGLSGAGRSQAANALEDSGFFVVDNLPAALVPAVVDSVGGPDSDRARIAIVVDSRGGLTPADLDAAVNTLRGSGIRVTVLFIDATDVVLIRRFEETRRRHPVQAGTLSDKIRAERELLAPIRNIADIVIDTSDLNVHELRRQVDASFDEYTPTQRLQIELVSFGFKRGNPSVVDVLFDVRFLPNPHWIEGLRDLTGLDSSVADYVFANEDARRFLTMASDMLDFLIPRYEEEGKLYLTIGVGCTGGKHRSVAMVEAIANHLNSTDIAVTVRHRDAPRSAS